DNA from Pelobacter propionicus DSM 2379:
TGGTCCGACGTTCGTTGAAGCTTCAACTCGACAGCGTTGTGGCTGCTGGAGATTTCGCCGCAGCGCTCAAGCTGTCCCAGGCTTTTGTCGAGAAATACCCCTCTGGCGCGGATTCCGTGGACGCGCTTTTCCTGTCCGGCCTCTGCCGCGAGGAGCTGGGCAATACGAACGGCGCGGTCCAGATTTACCGGAGCATCTGGCTGAATACCCCGCTTGCCTTACAGGCTGTGAAATCCCAGGACCGCCTCAAGGAACTGGAGAAGCGGGGCATCGCCAGCAACTCTTTTACGGCTGAGGAACTGCTTCGCCGAGCCTCCGCGTTTTCCGCGAAAAACTCCTTTTCGCACTCACTGCGGACACTCCAGGCAATTCCGCTGGAAGGACAGTCAGCGGCCCTGGTCGATCTCGTTATGTTGCGTACCGGCCTGAACCAGTATCGCATGCGCAACTGGAAGGAGGCCGAAAAGAGTCTGGTCAGGGCAGGAACCAGCAACAATGTCTCCATACGATCCGAAGCTCGCTTTTGGCAGGCCAAAGCCTTGGAACATCTTGACCAGGGTGGACGGGCTTTTACCATGTTAATGGAATTGGCTGGCGAGGGGCAGAAACAGGAATTCGCCGATGATGCCCTGATGGAGGCCGCCGACCTGCGAAAGGGGGCAGGGAGCTATGCCGAGGCTGCTCTTCTGTTTGAAAGAGTTGCTCTACTCTGCCCGGAATCAAAGCATGTCAGTCGGGCTGCCTGGGAGTCGGGCTGGTGTCATTACCTTGCGGGAGAACATGCTGCGGCTGCCGTGTCATTCAAGGCGCTTTTGAATGAGGGCGGCCAGCGGGAAAAGGCTCTCTACTGGCTGGGACGTGTGCTGGAGAACAGCGGCAATGCAGAGTCGGCAGACTGTTACAGCACGCTTTTGAACGAATATCCGGCAGGTTTTTACGCCGCGTGGCACCGGGAGAAGAAGGGGATCCAGGACAACCGTGAATCCCTTGCCCAACGTTCCACCATGATTGCTTCACCGCTTCCGTCCGGTTATGAAAAACCGCTTCTGTTGGCTTCACTGGGCATGATTGACGAGGCCCGTCGGGAGGCGGCTGTTCGACGGAAGAATGGTGACAAAAAGGGGCAGTATCCCGGCTTTGCGCGACTCTATCTGGAAATGGGCGATTATGGATCAGCCATTTACCTCTTTCAGCAGAACCGCTCACTAAAGTGGGAAAAAGAAAGCTTGCCACTCTGGACCGCAGGTTATCCCCTGGCCTATACGGGTCAGGTGGCGCAGCAGACAGCTGCCAACAGCCTCTCCGAGGCGCTGATTTATGCCCTGATTCGTGCCGAGAGCAGTTTCTCGCCTACAGTGAAATCTCCGGCAGGGGCCATCGGCCTGATGCAGCTCATGCCGGCAACGGCCAAGGCAACTGCCCGCGAAAAGGGCACCTTTGATCCCGCTCGACTGACAACCCCCGATTACAACATCATGTTGGGGACGCGGCATTTTCGCGATCTTTTGAATGGGTATGACGGCGATGTGGTTTTTTCGGTCGCCGCCTACAATGCCGGTGCAGGTGCGGTGGCGCGCTGGAGAAAGAGGCTTAAAGGGCTTGATAAGGATGAATTCATTGAAAGCATACCCTATAAGGAGACTCGTGACTACGTCAAAAAGGTCTATGCTGCGGCCGCCACCTACCGGCAGTTGTATGGGTTGCGCTGACATGCCGGTTCCTTCCTCTGATACCGGAGGTTGTTGTCGGCGACGTCCGGCGAATAACGGTTACGGTGGAATCGCCCCGCCCGAACTGTAACGTGGGGACAGGGCTCAGCATGACTCCACTTCGATCTGGTGCAGCAGTGTCAGCGCCTCTTGGTCCCCGTGTTCCTCAAGCAGATCATATATGTTGTTGATGTAGGAATGGATCAGGAATAGTTCGTCGAGGCGGCGAGTATTGTTGGTGTCGGGCGATTCAGCCAGCTCCAGTTTCTCCTTGAATTTCTCCCAGAACAGATTCGTTTTGGCAGGGTCATCGATGTGACGTCGCAGCATCGCCACCAATCGCCGGGCATTGCCGTCGCCGTCAATTCCCTTGAATGTCACGTAACGGTCTGTTTCTGTCATCTTTTGCATGTTCTTCTCCTCTGGTGTTGTTGGCACATGTACGTGTCTTCTGCTGCCCGCTGTTTGGGCAGAATCGGCTGGTATTCTGAGCGCTGAATGCAGCGCAGGTGTGTCCGGTCGACACACCTGCGCTGCTTGGCGCTTGCGTCATGCAGAAAGTGAACCAACTGCGCAGGAACGTGGGGTCCGCTAGAGTACCGGTCGCATCATGTAAGCCTCTGGCGGCGAGAAAAGCGAGGAAGGTTGAAATAATTCTTAATATTTCTGAAGGAAAGTCGATAAAAGAAAAGTACTTTCTGGAGGGGGTGATACGGATGTCAATAGCTCAGCTTTCACCGAACAGTATTCTCGTTGCTCCTTCTCAGGTCAATGCGCCAACGCAGAGTGTGCAGCATGCCGCTCTGGCCCAGGCAAGTCAGGCCGCCCAAAGTGCGCTTGTCAAGACCAAAACCGATACTGTAACCATCTCATCCCAGGCTGCAACGATGAATTCCCGTGCCTCTCGCCTCGCTGAAGAGCCTCGGGAAGACGGAACGGAGAGAACGACTCAAAAGAAGAGGCGACAGGGCTGAATCCGAGCAGAGTGGTGAATCGTTTTATCGCATATTTCAAACGGGAGTCCATTCACGGATTCCCGTTTGCTGTTCTCCCAATCTGGTCGTTCCCTTTCTTCGGTAAATCTGTTAGGATCGCGCAATGGGTGAAAAACTGATCTGTAATAACAAAAAGGCCTACCACGACTATTTCATCGAGGAAAAGATGGAGGCCGGTCTTGTCCTGCTGGGAACCGAGGTGAAGTCCTTGCGGGCTGGCAAAGCCAACCTGAACGACTCCTTCATGCTGGTGCGCGATGGCGAAGCCTTTCTGCATAATCTGCACATCTCTCCCTACGAGTTCGGCAATCGCCAGAACCATCAGGCCGATCGCAATAGAAAACTGCTCTTGCACCGCAAGCAGATTGATCGTTTGTACGGCAGAATCAGGGAACAGGGCTATTCGATCGTTCCCCTGCGCATGTATTTCAAGGACGGTCTGGTGAAGGTCGAGATAGGGCTTGCCAAAGGCAAGAAACTATACGATAAACGTGAAGACATGAAGAAGAAGGACAGTCAGCGCGAACTGTCCCAGGCGCTCAAATCGAAAAACAGGGAGTAAGGCCGAATACGCTGGAC
Protein-coding regions in this window:
- the cowN gene encoding N(2)-fixation sustaining protein CowN, with protein sequence MQKMTETDRYVTFKGIDGDGNARRLVAMLRRHIDDPAKTNLFWEKFKEKLELAESPDTNNTRRLDELFLIHSYINNIYDLLEEHGDQEALTLLHQIEVESC
- a CDS encoding lytic transglycosylase domain-containing protein, whose protein sequence is MALKTADSPQRTFLLGVSALRQGKTEESLSLLGEAEQKLPLLGDYAAYYQAEALFKLKRYPEAAAKAVAIPKEYPVSLLVRRSLKLQLDSVVAAGDFAAALKLSQAFVEKYPSGADSVDALFLSGLCREELGNTNGAVQIYRSIWLNTPLALQAVKSQDRLKELEKRGIASNSFTAEELLRRASAFSAKNSFSHSLRTLQAIPLEGQSAALVDLVMLRTGLNQYRMRNWKEAEKSLVRAGTSNNVSIRSEARFWQAKALEHLDQGGRAFTMLMELAGEGQKQEFADDALMEAADLRKGAGSYAEAALLFERVALLCPESKHVSRAAWESGWCHYLAGEHAAAAVSFKALLNEGGQREKALYWLGRVLENSGNAESADCYSTLLNEYPAGFYAAWHREKKGIQDNRESLAQRSTMIASPLPSGYEKPLLLASLGMIDEARREAAVRRKNGDKKGQYPGFARLYLEMGDYGSAIYLFQQNRSLKWEKESLPLWTAGYPLAYTGQVAQQTAANSLSEALIYALIRAESSFSPTVKSPAGAIGLMQLMPATAKATAREKGTFDPARLTTPDYNIMLGTRHFRDLLNGYDGDVVFSVAAYNAGAGAVARWRKRLKGLDKDEFIESIPYKETRDYVKKVYAAAATYRQLYGLR
- the smpB gene encoding SsrA-binding protein SmpB, which codes for MGEKLICNNKKAYHDYFIEEKMEAGLVLLGTEVKSLRAGKANLNDSFMLVRDGEAFLHNLHISPYEFGNRQNHQADRNRKLLLHRKQIDRLYGRIREQGYSIVPLRMYFKDGLVKVEIGLAKGKKLYDKREDMKKKDSQRELSQALKSKNRE